A stretch of Cyanobacteriota bacterium DNA encodes these proteins:
- the atpB gene encoding F0F1 ATP synthase subunit A, with amino-acid sequence MHHINGQILGNTVNIDTLYFAWGCMAVILLCSAFFTAGISADTGKYGVRQHFAESLFSFIRNLVRDQIGKRADEYVFFIGSIFIFILTSYYAGLIPWKLGAIFSWWPQIPVHEAAAHGHHAAVQLHPWHGASPVADINIPAAMALIVICVYIASGIKVAGWKYVETFLPIRFSQKGWAILNPMCLIELMDLAVRPLTLSLRLFANTVAGETLLVTFIGFFWFILPLPILGFELAVGLLQSFIFTILATVYIATAVQHAEHLVHE; translated from the coding sequence ATGCATCACATCAACGGACAAATACTAGGTAATACAGTCAATATCGACACTCTTTATTTTGCGTGGGGATGTATGGCCGTGATTTTGCTTTGCTCTGCTTTCTTTACTGCGGGAATTTCTGCAGACACTGGCAAGTATGGAGTGAGACAACATTTTGCAGAGAGCTTGTTTAGTTTTATTCGAAACTTAGTACGTGATCAAATTGGTAAAAGAGCAGATGAATATGTGTTCTTCATTGGATCAATTTTTATTTTCATTTTGACCAGCTATTATGCTGGTTTAATACCTTGGAAACTAGGCGCAATATTTTCTTGGTGGCCGCAAATCCCTGTTCACGAAGCTGCTGCACATGGTCATCACGCTGCAGTTCAATTACATCCGTGGCACGGCGCAAGCCCGGTCGCTGACATTAATATTCCAGCAGCAATGGCTTTGATTGTGATTTGTGTTTACATTGCTTCTGGTATCAAAGTTGCTGGCTGGAAATACGTTGAGACTTTCTTGCCTATTAGGTTTAGCCAAAAAGGTTGGGCAATACTCAATCCCATGTGTCTAATTGAATTGATGGATCTTGCTGTAAGACCGTTGACTCTCTCTTTGCGTCTTTTTGCCAATACTGTTGCTGGTGAAACTTTGCTTGTTACTTTTATAGGCTTTTTTTGGTTTATCCTACCTTTGCCAATTTTGGGTTTTGAGCTTGCTGTTGGTTTATTGCAGTCGTTTATATTTACTATTCTTGCTACTGTATATATTGCAACGGCGGTTCAGCATGCTGAGCACCTAGTCCATGAATAG
- a CDS encoding flagellar basal body protein, with protein sequence MTGTFGGLGISTSGMQAAQAGLNVSANNIANVNTPGYSRQRVNFKQGATTNIPGVNVQRTFSGVVIQDIERIRDLFLDQSFRQQASNLGFNNKIAELSINMNNILGEPSETGLTAKLTKFFEAAKDFAASPDSDTTRVLFINSAEALTDTFNQIDDSIGLLKRGLDLETSGQIDGPISELNGILDELGEVHAQVLKSIANGVTSGELEDRRDTLIDRATALYDFTIQTEVNGTFRKLTTTLYDSEAIVTATNGFPNVDDDIAAITSSTNTIRLSVDNGAGTSVGPFTVNLVANSSMREIVDKINATFKAQGGGGTIASINNEGKLTLSTALIDNAVNDADAEIDIVSGSALIALGLTAATTNGSDGTEVTVLDSSGAQYIFDVESGNNLLDPYPSTLILRSVDGLLTREGSLDGASGELGGMLHMTNKIIPEMRGQLDDLALSIKDSVNDLLTLGTTVDGIAGAALFSGTGAGNIGVVANIVNNPDLISAGKTANLSDGSIAAEIADLFYASNNLVSDNAKTQMMFIDSPSAANVQSLIPLIPGQQITLHADGIVFDGASEVNAGTNGFGSASLVQFEFLDAAGTVIGLTQNFSSTTGAPEERVTYTGTVPASAAFLRFKMNGTSFNDNDLTDNQGHFRLSVIQGGVNDAATNLSNKATDIVGSYGTTANIAISKVENTQSLLTSIENNRIATSGVSLEEDSSELIRFQTAFAANANVMRVYNEVLETMLSMV encoded by the coding sequence ATGACAGGAACATTTGGTGGACTAGGAATAAGTACTTCAGGCATGCAAGCTGCGCAGGCTGGACTTAATGTCTCAGCTAATAATATAGCAAACGTGAATACACCTGGTTATTCTCGTCAGAGAGTTAATTTCAAACAGGGGGCGACAACAAATATCCCTGGAGTTAATGTTCAAAGAACATTTTCGGGAGTTGTAATTCAAGACATTGAAAGAATTAGAGATTTATTTTTGGATCAAAGCTTCAGACAACAAGCAAGTAATTTAGGCTTTAATAATAAAATTGCTGAACTAAGTATCAATATGAACAATATCCTTGGTGAACCTAGTGAGACTGGTCTTACTGCCAAGCTCACTAAATTTTTTGAAGCGGCTAAGGATTTTGCTGCAAGCCCTGACTCAGATACTACAAGGGTGCTTTTTATTAATTCTGCTGAAGCTTTGACAGATACTTTTAACCAAATAGATGATTCAATTGGGTTACTTAAAAGAGGTTTAGATCTTGAAACTAGTGGTCAGATTGATGGACCGATTTCAGAACTTAATGGTATTCTTGATGAGCTCGGAGAAGTGCATGCACAAGTCTTAAAGTCAATTGCTAACGGTGTTACGTCTGGTGAACTTGAAGATAGGCGTGATACTTTAATCGACAGAGCAACTGCATTGTATGACTTCACAATTCAGACAGAAGTCAATGGTACTTTCCGTAAATTAACAACTACTTTATATGACAGTGAAGCTATAGTAACTGCAACAAATGGTTTTCCTAATGTTGATGATGATATTGCTGCAATCACTAGTTCAACAAATACAATCAGGTTGAGTGTGGACAATGGTGCTGGTACTAGTGTTGGTCCATTTACTGTAAATTTAGTAGCTAATTCAAGTATGAGAGAGATTGTTGACAAAATTAATGCTACTTTCAAGGCGCAGGGTGGTGGTGGAACTATTGCGTCAATTAATAATGAGGGTAAGCTAACCCTATCTACTGCTCTCATTGACAATGCTGTCAATGACGCAGATGCAGAGATTGACATCGTTAGTGGTTCTGCTTTAATTGCACTTGGCTTAACTGCTGCTACTACAAATGGCTCTGATGGTACGGAAGTTACGGTCCTGGATAGTTCTGGAGCTCAATATATTTTTGATGTTGAATCTGGTAATAATTTACTTGATCCTTATCCTAGTACTTTGATTTTAAGGAGTGTAGATGGTTTGTTGACCCGTGAAGGTAGTCTGGATGGTGCAAGTGGTGAGCTTGGTGGCATGTTGCATATGACTAATAAAATTATTCCTGAAATGAGAGGGCAATTGGATGATTTGGCTCTTAGTATCAAGGACTCAGTTAATGACTTGCTTACTTTAGGTACAACCGTTGATGGTATTGCTGGTGCTGCTTTATTTAGTGGGACTGGTGCTGGTAATATTGGAGTTGTTGCCAATATTGTTAATAATCCTGATTTGATTAGTGCTGGTAAGACTGCCAATTTGAGTGATGGTTCTATAGCTGCAGAGATTGCCGATTTATTTTATGCTTCTAATAATTTAGTTAGTGACAATGCTAAAACACAAATGATGTTTATTGATTCACCAAGTGCAGCCAATGTCCAAAGTTTGATCCCATTGATTCCTGGTCAGCAAATTACTTTACATGCTGATGGAATCGTTTTTGATGGTGCTAGTGAAGTCAATGCAGGAACCAATGGTTTTGGTAGTGCGAGTTTGGTTCAGTTTGAATTTCTTGATGCTGCTGGTACTGTGATTGGTTTAACCCAAAACTTTTCAAGTACTACTGGCGCGCCTGAAGAGAGGGTCACTTATACTGGCACTGTGCCTGCTAGTGCAGCTTTTCTTCGTTTCAAAATGAACGGTACTAGTTTTAACGATAATGATTTAACTGATAACCAAGGACACTTCCGTCTTTCAGTAATTCAAGGCGGAGTGAATGATGCTGCTACTAATTTAAGTAACAAGGCAACAGACATTGTTGGTTCTTATGGTACTACAGCCAATATTGCGATTTCGAAAGTAGAGAATACTCAAAGCCTATTAACTTCAATTGAGAATAATAGAATTGCTACTAGTGGTGTCTCACTTGAAGAAGATTCTTCTGAATTAATTAGATTCCAAACAGCTTTTGCTGCCAATGCTAATGTGATGCGTGTTTATAATGAAGTACTAGAAACAATGTTGTCTATGGTGTAA
- the flgL gene encoding flagellar hook-associated protein FlgL → MIGRLSTQLMFNMLGGQISSNQARVFDLSNKISTQKKFIRAYDDPAAATEAMKIQTRLGENQQRTRDRVQAQQELELGELALRGMENLLQRMREIAVAAGNDVLGPDERAAYATEAESIVDSYTQLVNTKVNGNYVFSGQQSDLVTLRLADGAPYGSAIFKHNSDDGKQRMIDAIPSSVDIKDSLISAASSATMTSGVINPVTTVAGDLDFEINDGNGTITSFTASIGIGDTLSTIISTINTAFITAGGPGAIAQESPAGYLNLDTALATGSTAGSVAKIQLLSSSDTDLANELYLSKQIFTGKEAGVYNTFEALKTALDNNDPVTIRGLIDDFDFNMKQVNDLTATMGLRIARVENLDSLAEDVDYTLQSNLSTVQDIDMVKASLDIANAQAALETSISSTSTFFRQSLRDFLR, encoded by the coding sequence ATGATAGGTAGATTATCAACACAACTAATGTTTAATATGCTGGGAGGTCAAATCAGTTCTAATCAAGCACGTGTTTTTGATTTATCAAATAAGATCAGTACTCAAAAGAAATTTATTCGTGCCTACGATGATCCAGCAGCAGCCACTGAGGCAATGAAAATTCAAACTAGGTTGGGTGAAAATCAACAAAGAACAAGAGACCGTGTACAAGCTCAACAAGAATTAGAACTTGGTGAATTAGCCTTAAGAGGGATGGAAAATTTATTACAAAGAATGAGAGAAATAGCTGTGGCTGCAGGTAATGATGTACTGGGTCCTGATGAAAGAGCGGCTTACGCAACTGAAGCTGAATCAATTGTAGATTCTTATACACAGTTGGTTAACACTAAAGTTAATGGTAATTATGTTTTTTCTGGTCAACAGTCTGATCTTGTAACACTTAGACTGGCTGATGGAGCTCCATATGGCTCAGCCATTTTTAAGCACAACTCTGATGATGGTAAACAGAGAATGATAGATGCTATTCCTTCTAGTGTTGATATTAAAGACTCTTTGATTTCTGCTGCAAGTTCAGCAACAATGACGAGTGGTGTTATTAATCCAGTCACAACTGTAGCTGGTGATCTTGATTTTGAAATTAATGATGGTAATGGAACGATTACTAGTTTTACTGCAAGTATTGGTATTGGTGATACTTTGTCAACAATTATAAGTACTATTAATACAGCATTTATTACTGCAGGTGGACCTGGAGCAATTGCACAAGAAAGTCCAGCAGGCTATCTTAATTTGGATACAGCTTTAGCAACCGGATCTACAGCTGGAAGCGTAGCTAAGATTCAATTACTTTCTAGCTCAGACACTGATCTTGCCAATGAACTTTATTTGAGCAAACAAATTTTTACTGGTAAGGAAGCTGGTGTTTATAATACTTTTGAAGCATTAAAGACTGCTTTGGATAATAATGACCCGGTTACTATTAGAGGATTGATTGATGATTTTGATTTCAATATGAAACAAGTTAATGATTTGACTGCGACTATGGGTTTGAGGATTGCCAGAGTCGAAAATCTCGATAGTCTTGCTGAGGATGTTGATTATACTTTGCAGAGTAATTTATCGACAGTGCAAGATATTGATATGGTCAAAGCTAGTTTGGATATTGCTAATGCACAAGCTGCACTAGAGACGTCAATTAGTTCAACGTCAACATTTTTCAGACAGAGCTTGAGGGATTTTCTTAGATAG
- a CDS encoding class I SAM-dependent methyltransferase produces the protein MIDIELYQKNLAFWEDAWARVKKANTNVTDVLDYIPEIPLVFKEHDCKRILDIACGSGWLSFFLNEQGFEVVGVDISASAIRLANEVVAERKLNTVQFIQADMFAMDFPENSFDGILINACFEHLDYDRGAEFLQMIKKYLKPDGIMFGVFDKVASGKRGSYEVLEDGSHQYNDEYRDGMLLRYYNDEELEFLLQETNWQVISNRKNKHESRIVIAKNIRPVSKQSFDVLVAQKKVATARNASVDFGDNSDFQNKSTK, from the coding sequence ATGATAGATATTGAGTTGTATCAAAAGAATTTAGCTTTTTGGGAAGATGCTTGGGCACGAGTCAAAAAAGCCAATACTAATGTCACTGATGTCTTGGATTATATTCCTGAGATTCCTTTGGTTTTTAAAGAACATGATTGCAAGCGTATTTTAGATATTGCTTGCGGCTCTGGTTGGCTTAGTTTCTTTCTAAATGAACAAGGTTTTGAAGTTGTTGGAGTAGATATCTCTGCCTCTGCAATTCGTTTAGCCAATGAAGTAGTAGCAGAACGTAAATTAAACACTGTTCAATTTATTCAAGCTGATATGTTTGCAATGGATTTTCCTGAGAATAGTTTTGATGGAATCCTTATCAATGCTTGTTTTGAGCATCTTGATTATGATCGCGGTGCTGAATTCTTGCAAATGATCAAAAAATATCTCAAGCCTGATGGCATTATGTTTGGGGTCTTTGATAAAGTAGCGAGCGGTAAGCGCGGCAGCTATGAAGTACTTGAGGATGGTAGTCATCAGTATAATGACGAGTATCGTGATGGTATGCTCTTGCGTTATTATAATGATGAAGAATTAGAGTTTTTGCTTCAAGAAACTAATTGGCAAGTGATTTCTAATCGCAAGAATAAGCACGAGAGTCGCATTGTCATTGCAAAAAACATTAGACCTGTTTCGAAACAAAGTTTCGATGTACTGGTCGCTCAAAAAAAGGTAGCAACCGCGCGGAATGCGAGTGTTGATTTTGGAGATAATTCCGACTTTCAAAACAAGTCTACTAAATGA
- a CDS encoding permease, translating to MTHAFHLFAEIFPVFLIAIIASSLIDQFISDEALSYIFDRTNDFVGVLIASLIGSLIPICTCGMIPLAIKLHEKGLKWKSLTAFLVAGNASSIPALILTTTMGMQLTWIRFISSVVFGILVTYLLKMIAPKDFQLELKTQHHHHDEGCCDHKPNVIARVWKDILEISTSFLPWIIFAIVIASYLSSISDSANLISFVNSFDHPLISTALASVIAFPFYFCAGADIPISQEFVKLGVPIGTIISFMLASPGVNFTSFVVYRKAVGFKQALVLTLASIVAAICIGSFLWLLF from the coding sequence ATGACTCACGCCTTTCACTTATTTGCAGAAATCTTCCCAGTCTTTTTGATTGCGATAATCGCTTCAAGCCTGATCGATCAATTTATTAGTGATGAAGCGCTCAGCTATATTTTTGACCGGACTAATGATTTTGTTGGTGTTTTGATAGCAAGTTTGATTGGATCTTTGATTCCAATTTGTACTTGTGGCATGATCCCGCTTGCTATTAAGTTACACGAAAAAGGTCTCAAGTGGAAAAGCTTGACAGCTTTTTTGGTTGCCGGTAACGCTTCTAGTATTCCAGCATTGATATTAACAACAACCATGGGCATGCAGCTGACTTGGATTCGGTTTATTAGTTCTGTTGTTTTTGGGATACTCGTTACTTATTTACTCAAAATGATTGCTCCTAAAGACTTTCAACTTGAATTGAAAACACAGCACCATCATCACGATGAGGGCTGTTGTGACCATAAGCCAAATGTCATTGCTAGAGTTTGGAAAGATATTCTTGAAATCTCTACTAGCTTTTTACCGTGGATTATTTTTGCTATCGTGATCGCAAGTTATCTCTCAAGTATTAGTGATAGCGCCAACTTGATTAGTTTTGTTAATTCATTTGATCATCCATTGATATCCACTGCACTTGCCTCCGTGATTGCATTTCCGTTTTATTTTTGTGCTGGTGCTGATATTCCGATTAGTCAGGAGTTTGTGAAGTTGGGTGTACCAATAGGTACTATAATTAGTTTTATGCTTGCTAGTCCAGGTGTAAATTTCACCAGCTTCGTAGTTTATAGAAAGGCAGTTGGTTTTAAACAGGCTCTTGTTCTTACTTTAGCTTCTATTGTTGCTGCAATTTGTATAGGTTCATTTCTATGGTTACTTTTTTAA